From Choloepus didactylus isolate mChoDid1 chromosome 19, mChoDid1.pri, whole genome shotgun sequence:
AAACTAGTCCAGTGACTGAGTGAATCTCAAGTCAAACCATGAACCTATTCTGTACCCCTGTCACCCCACATTCACCTGTCAACCCCGCACACTCCaataccccctcccccacaggtgACAGGGCCGCCAGATATGTTCCTGGATGCTGTGGGGGTTTCAAGCCATTGGAACCACCCTTGACATGGTAAATAAACAGGGCCCAACTTATGGTACAGTAGCCTGGATGGCTGCCTCGATGCCGATTTGCTGATCTGCCCCGAGAGGGCATGTCCTTGGGACACAATCAGGAGGCTATAATTTGAACTGCCTTGATTTGGGGGCCTCCAATCTGCACAGTACTGAACCCACAACTCCTCAAAGAACAGAATACTATGCTTTTAGTTGGAATATCTTGACTAAAGCGACACTTTGAGTCAACGTGATGCAAtatgattgttttcttcttttcaatcCCGCTGTAGTGAGAAGGCAACGAAAGTGCAGGACATCAAAAACAACCTGAAAGAGGCCATTGAAGTAAGTGCTCTGCTCCTTTCTCCCCCCGGTAGCCTCCCTTTCAGGCAGGCCTTTTCCCTGACTGCTTGCCCAATCCTTTTCAGACCATCGTGGCCGCCATGAGCAACCTGGTGCCCCCCGTGGAGCTGGCCAACCCTGAGAACCAGTTCAGAGTGGACTACATCCTGAGTGTGATGAACGTGCCTGACTTTGATTTCCCTCCCGTAAGCAAAGCCCTTGACTTGGGTTTCCTTAGCACCATTCACCTGACTGGTGGAATGCACAGGTGATAGCAGGCTGAGACTTGAGCCCTGCTCACATACATCTGCACGCCAGCTAGGAACATCATTTTGCCCACCGGCGAGAGAGTATCAGAACCATGCTTTGGGAAAGCACATTTCAGTCATATTGACAGTTGGGGAACAAGTTAATTCCGTACATGTCCTTGATGCGTACAAAACCATGTAATCTGAACAAATCTGGTTTGTTCAAGATGGATGAGCAAACTTCTACCACCCCACAAGTAAACCACAGACTTTAATACTACATGTCTCACTTTATTAGATTGTAAATTTTTGTGAGGGAAAAAGTTGTGCGCTGTGAAGTCTTAATTATTCCCTCATACACATCTTAAGACAAAACTGTGTGTTAATATGGCACACAGATACTAATTGTCCAGTTAATAAAATTGCACTTGAGAGTGTCCTAAGATACCAAGGAGTGCACAAATGAATGCCAGTTCTGAGTTTCATAAATGGAAGACATTGTCATTTTAAACAAGTTACCATTTAACGTTTATCGAGGTTTTTCTAAAGTTGGTCTTGGCCCTAGGGCAAACGAAAAGAAAGCTTTtctcatcattaaaaaaaaaaaaaaaaaaaactcacctgAATTGTAActcagaaataaattacatagtaaaaattccaggaaaaaaaacccaagcaAACATCTTTTTCCATGCATCCTCTGATTGGCGTGGGTAACACTGTTTGCGATGATTTGCTTGCTGCATCAAGAACTATTGTTAGAGAACAGAGAAAGTCTCACGTACAGACACATAAGTTTTGGCCCTTTTGTGGGGCACGAATGGTTTATGAGCGGGGAAGGGGAAACGAGGGGAAGATGTGCAAGTTTATAAGGCCCCAAAGGAAAAGACTTGTCTATAGTTAAAACAATGAGTTATTGTTGCCTTTTGTTAGGCTTTCGTGGGAATTTGTGTTTGTGTACTTTAAATGGGTTTGGCTGCAGACTTTACTAGTGGGAAAGCAGTATTAATAAGTATGGgtaggtaattaaaaaaaatagcatttgtttggaaaaaaaattgggagCAGTAAATGCACATAGAATGCAACCCATTGACTTATTCATGAAATAGGATTCTGTATTTCTAATAGGAGAAGAAAACATGGCAGCCACAATAGGATGCATCCGTGTAATAAACTTTTTGTTTGCCTTACCAGTATCTGAACTTTATGTTCCAACCTATTTTTAATCCTTCTCCTGAAaacttctcttatccttctgacTTGAGGTATTGATTATCACCTTCAAGCCAGAAACTGCAAACGCAACCAGGCAATGCAAGGCTGATACAACCTATATGAACCAGAAACAGATTGTAAAACATTTAAATCAGGCACTATAGATGTTGACATCCCCGAGCACATCCTTTCTGTCTAAGGACTCCCTCTCTGCTTAATGCAAAACGTTTAATTACTGCGTTCGCACTGGAGAAAAACCTTCCCTTCCCTCCAAGGGGAAGATTGCCCCCCACGTAATTAAGCCTGTTTTTCTGTTGAAATGAAACGTGAATCATCACCTACTGTGATTTAGCAGGCTATTTgctgctttatttcttcctcacaGCCCTCACCAAAATGGCAGGCACTGATGAGGCCAGATTTGCCAGAAATTACCAATGACGGTATTTTTTGGTAAGATTCAGATTTTCCTGGAAGGAAAATTTAAGTCCCAGCACATCTTAAAATCAAGTTTCTTGTTTTCACAACACTGAATCATTCATTGGCACATTCTCCCAACACAGATTAGTGTACATTCTTCCTATACAGACAATTCtgggaagaaacaaaacaatttgGTAGTTTActctctctgctccctccccccccctccccaaaatACAGGGGGAGACAACCCAATACCAGTAATTGATAACAATAGAAAAACATCAGGAATTAATTTCATCTAATCCTGAATCTGCTTAACATACTGAATGAAAGTTCCTTGTgatcattaattcattaattggGCTCACAGGCGGGAATCACGCCACATGTGGGCCACAGGGCCACGGCACACACTCTCATTCATGTCTTCCTTGTGTTTGCCTCCAGGAATTCTACGAGCACGCCAAGGCTCTGTGGGAGGATGAAGGTGTGCGCGCTTGCTACGAGCGCTCCAACGAGTACCAGCTGATCGACTGCGCTCAGTAGTAAGTGATTCCTCTCTCTTGCAAATCGGCAAATAAAACCGGCGAGAACGGACAAAGTAGCAAAAACCCTGCACCACTCTTGCTTTTGAAGTTATTTGCAAATGATTTCTTTCCACAGAAGCAAACCAGTTATCCCTACCTGCAGTTAGAAAGTTCTAGTCTGATTCATTAGTTTTATAAAGCCCTTAATTGCACTTTTTAGTGCAGTAACATTGTTATGTAAACAATTAATgccttttaaagtaaaataattactTGCAATAAACTGATTTTCATAATTAATTAGCTTGGAGTAATTAACTGAATTGACCTCTAAGCATTTAGGGAAATAGGGCAGCTCACACACTTTggataatgtaaaaatattatattttattgctggaatttaaacACATGACAAAGAGGAATGGTGAAGAGACAAACAGACCTCCCTTCCTCAGTAGTTGGCAACTATGTAGCTATTTCTGTTGTCAGTACTGCTGTCAGGAAAATTACTGTCATAGCTGTCATAGCCCAGTAGTACTAGATTTTGTTAATCTAGAAAGAgttggttttctgttgtcttgaCTTCTGAACTCTATTTCACATccttatttattcactcacacCAGCCTCAATTCAAGGATGGTAAGTGATCCGTGGATTTTCAATCCTAAACCATACAGCTAAGCACACAGGACAGCGGTGGGGTTATTTTCAAATCAAACAGATCACCTGAGAGGACGACAGGTTCGGGCTAGCGCTGGCCCTGGGATGGGCCTCCTGGTCCAGGGCGAGACCTTAGACCATCCTTGGACGACCACACACACCCAGTGGATTTCTCCCTCTGCCCCGATCCCATCCAGAAAATCTGctttcaaggaagaaattaatttGGGGGAGAATCTTTGATCTTAACCTCCCAGACCCTCTCTGGCACACGTCCTTTCCTCTGTTCAAGCACATGTTCTAATTTTAGctgatttaaatttctttatgaatttaaaacttttaagtgAATCAAGCTTCATTCTGCCCTATTAGAAAACACCGGGAAATACTTGCCTGAAGTTTGCCCTGAAGGTAGACTCATTGGGCCCAGCACTTGACAGGTTTGGTGAAATTCCTAGCCAGGCCACGACCGGATCCCAGGCCCCCTGCCCCTCCGTCCTTTCTCTGGCTGCAGTTAAGCTGCCTTTGGTCACTGGTTGAGACGTCCACCTCCTTTCACGAGTCAGCGTCCTCGTAACACCTGAGCTACAGTTGCCACGCAGGTGTAAGCCAAGGTGAAACCTGTTAAATTCTAGGCACATAGCACGGTAGCCTCAGGATTATTGAGGAAGATGAGTGTCAGTCAgtggagaaggagaaaatttAAGAACTTCTGCTCACCTTTACCTGATGCCTGAGCTGCTACACCCATTGCCTAAAACCTGGCAGGCTTTCCCCGGGGAGATCCTTGCCCTGTTCCCACCTGGTTGCCACAAACACCCTTCATGGCGTGTCTTCCAGTGGACATAATACCCCACATCTGGGAAGttaccttttaaatattttacaaccTCTCTCATCCTGTACATGATACAGCAAGCATATGGTGGCCAGGCtcataaaaacatttaaagagaTCTCTTGTTTACTGATGCTGTGCAATGTATAAAGCAGTCTCGGTTATGTTATTTTGAAGGAACAATGTATTTTCCGACTGGGAAGTGGGAGAACAGTAGATGTTTGTGGTATTTTGGCCTCTTAGGTAAGGAGCTGAAACTCAGTGACTCTTTTGTTGTAGGAAGCATTAGGGAACGTGGACAAGAGTACCAGCAGGGCTGGCCAAGAGCTCAAACTGTGTTACTTAGTAGCCTTGAGCCTGACGAACTTATTGTGAAAATCAGTTGAATAAATAGGATGAAGTAGTTATCAGTTAAACAACCCGCAAAAGACAAGTCCTCTAGAATTCCTGTTATCTCCAAATCTCATAAGCTTATTTTAGGGTCTGTGAAACATATCAATTTATCTTTCCCCTGCTTTCCCATAGGAAGtgcatttgcttattttcatttgtcacatgcatatatatttcatgGTTTAATATCCCAgcaaatttgtgtattttttcaaggaacagaaaaacaGTCCATCTTGGCCAGTCAGTAGGACCCCAGCCCCCACTACTTCTTCAACAAAGTCCCTGATTTTCTCAAAAGTTTGAACTAAAAGCTGGAAGCGCTAATTATAGTAACGCAAAACAAATGGAAATCCTGGAATTGTTtgcattttgtattttggatCCAAGTCAGAAGTTAAGTACAGGTACAAGATTAAGATTGGGAAAGTTTAGATTAGAAAGGCTTAGGTTAGGAAGTTTAGCCATCCCAGTTTTGAATGCTTtggtaatgtgtgtgtgtgtgtgggggggcaatTTCATTAATTAAATTAGTTTAACCAGggttttttaggttttttttccttgcaccatttaagtttttaaaaagcaacactaGATGACTCCTTGCAGCTTGATCTTCAAAGAGCAACATTTGCACAGCAAAGTTTCAAGGAAactacagagaaaaagagaacaacacagcttaaaacttttaaaatgtcttcCCTAACTGGATGATTCAAACAGCCCTGCCTTTGAAATGACCAGTATGTTTCTGGTTTAACTGCCTTTATGTTAAAGTTGAGGTGCTGGTTCCTTGCCCATTTCTTAAGCTGcctatttttatttgttgagCTGGGGTTTGGCTGGCCCCCTTCCAGATGTCTCTCTCACAAGATTTGGTGCTGATGAGCTATTTATAGAACTGTGGTTCTGTTGTCATGGCAACCGTGCTGGAGGCCAGGGCGGCTGGGGAGCTATTTCTGGACTGTAATGTAAGACTGATTGGGCAAGTTAGTATATCCTCCAGCCAGACTAACTCTAAACTGGTAAaaaggaaggggggggggggacttaCAGAATTTCTTTAAATAGACTTTTCTTGCTTTGTGATATTCTTTCATGGTTAGCCCACTTTAAAGTGATGTAGCCCaccaccagcaaaaaaaaaaaaaaagataaaaaacttttttacattaatttttccaTATTAATTATGTTACCccaatctttaaaatattaagtttcCTAATTGTATTTCCAGTCTAGCAACATAAGCAAGCTACTTTCTGCTTTGTGAAAAGTTATAACTGTAGAGTTGGAGATGGAGACAAGCAGTTTTTGTGTGAAGCTTTGGTAATCGGACCCCGGAAGAAACTGTCACCGGGATGGCCGCGAgttctttgtgggttttttttgtttgtttgtttggttggggttttttttttgacaaaaagTTTTAATATCTGGAGTGTTCTATTTCATGGACCTAGCAAAACAGAAGGGGACTTGGTGTTTGTTTCCTGTTCGGTGTGGTCAGGACAAGAAGGGCCCCTTGGTGCCAGCCTCTTTTGTTCTCTTTAATAAATGAGATTCTTAAAAAGTAGAAGGAAGGGATACAGATTCTGAGTAACTAAAACGGTCTCGTGTTCATTAGTCCCTTGGGCAGAAAAAGCTTGGTGCTTTTAAGTctgccattttacattttttcttcaaaacagaATGGCGAGGACATAtacaattttcaaattatttgccATTTTAGTCAAAGCCAAacaattcaaaaatttaaatttgttgTCAGTCATCATCAAAGGGCACAAAAACCTGATGGCTCAGATTTGGGCCCTCTGCTGATTGATGGCACAAAACCAGCCTTTTAAAATCAAAAGCAAGAACAAAACCCACCACTGTCCTGTGCTGTCTGTAGTCCAGATGCCTGGCGAGTTTCTGGAATATCTTGTAGAAGTATTTTTAGTTCCCTGATTCCTAGATGGCGAGTTCAGATTGCTacagcttttttcttttaaaaagaaaaaaaaaattcttaacttGAAATAACTAATTAGTCAGCCACATGCATTTCTAGAATTGTTTGTCTTAAATTCAGTTTGCTACAACCTGTCTAAGGTATGAGCACTGAGCCACAAAGGTTTACACAAGCAGGACACCATTGCCTTAATGCCCTGTAGCTGCGGGATAGTCATTTTCGTTGAGCTTGACTTTGTAGAGAGACACGACTACTTGGCAAATTGATGTGAGCTCTGAACGCCTCATGTTTCTCTTTCTCCCAGCTTTCTGGACAAGATTGATGTCATCAAGCAGGCTGACTATGTCCCCAGCGACCAGGTGTGTGAAAACCTGTCACAGGCAGAGGCCTTGAAGCCCTCTTTTAAAGCTGGCCAAGAGTTTTATTCCAGATTGGCCACTATTATTTTTTGGGTTGGTTTGGGTAAGATCCATTGACCTGAATTTTGTTTTAGGACCTGCTTCGCTGCCGCGTCCTGACTTCTGGAATCTTTGAGACCAAATTCCAGGTGGACAAAGTCAACTTCCAGTAAGTGAATATTTTGCTTTTTCGTAAAACGGAGTTATTTGTTCCTTGATGTTCCTTCTGGCTCTTAGGGTGACAGACCCATGTTTAGCCCTTTGGGAATAACCAGATATtgtttctcccccacccccctccccaccccagcatgTTCGATGTGGGCGGCCAGCGCGATGAACGCCGCAAGTGGATCCAATGCTTCAATGGTACGAAGGACCTTTTGCTTTCTTTGATTGCTAAGGATCCCTTACACTTGCATCTCCCCTTTCTTTTTCCACCCCCTCAGCTCCCTTCTAATGCCCATGGTTTTGCTTTCCTGTGGTTCAGATGTGACTGCCATCATCTTCGTGGTAGCCAGCAGCAGCTACAACATGGTCATTCGGGAGGACAACCAGACCAACCGCCTGCAGGAGGCTCTGAACCTCTTCAAGAGCATCTGGAACAACAGGTTTGTCGAGGGACccctggcccctccccaccctggagCCCTGATCTTGAGGCTCTGCTTTTGGGCTCTTAGAGAAAAGAATCTTGTCCAAGTGCTTGTGCAAGCATTTCAGACTCCTCGTAAAAGGCTTTCTTTTCCTGGGAAGTAAACCGTCTTCCTTTTGTGCCAGATGGCTGCGCACCATCTCTGTGATTCTGTTCCTCAACAAGCAAGATCTGCTTGCTGAGAAAGTCCTCGCTGGAAAATCAAAGATTGAGGACTACTTTCCAGAATTTGCTCGCTACACTACTCCTGAGGATGGTGCGtatattttcctttctgcaaCTGATCGCAGCGCGTTCTGGCTTATTGGTTCTATACAGTCGCGTGTACATTAAAAGTTTACATTCTTGGTGCTTTTAATCAAATGGTCTAGCTGAAACCATACCTCCACTCCCCACCACCAAACTAGGACCCATAAAGGAAGCAAGACACGCTTACTTCCCCAAATTtttgtatgaagaaataaaagttcaGAGAACTTCATGATGTTAGCACTCTAGCGCTGTGCTAACATTTTAtaattcccttaaaaaaaaaacaaaatatttattttcttcctagctACTCCCGAGCCCGGAGAGGACCCACGCGTGACCCGGGCCAAGTACTTCATCCGCGACGAATTCCTGGTGAGTGGAGCTCTCCTTTACCTCCCCCTCTTgctcattctctttttcttacgGGTGTAAATTTACTTAATACTAAACGTAGGGATTGAACACACCCATTCTTCAGTTTTATGTCACAAACATCCAGTGCAGTTTCCAGCTGTCAGTGCCCCCTACGtggttttgttttaatgtaaCTTCAGTCGCTGGTGAGCAGTTGTTCTTGGCAGATGGTCCCCGTGGACGATGGGGGTGTCCTTGAGAAGGGTGGGGCTGACCACACTCCTGCGTTTGTGCCCACAGAGAATCAGCACTGCCAGTGGGGACGGACGCCACTACTGCTACCCCCACTTCACTTGCGCTGTGGACACTGAGAACATTCGCCGCGTGTTCAACGACTGCCGTGACATCATCCAGCGCATGCACCTCCGTCAGTATGAGCTGCTCTGAGAAGGGAACCCCCAAATTTAATTAAAGCCTTAAGCACAATTAATTAAAAGTGAAACGTAATTGTACACGCAGTTAATCACCCACCATAGGGCATGATTAACAAAGCAACCTTTCCTTTCCCCTGAGTGATTTTGCGAACCCCCTTTTCCCTTCAGCTTGCTCTAAATGTTCCAAATTTAGAAAGCTTAAGGCGgcctaccagaaaagaaaaagaaaaaaggccacAAAAGTTCCCTCTCACTTTCAGTAAATAAAACGACAGCagcaaacataaataaataaataagtgaaataaatgaaataaatattgttttgtgcagcattaaaaaaatcagaataaaaattaaatgtgggCAAGAGATGCGAATCCCGTGACTTATTTGCGGCTCATCCATGATTTCCACTTGGCCCCTGATGACTGCATCAGAATGGTGGGTGGCTCCACATTGAGGTGATAAGCCCCAAGGTTAAAAGTGGGTATAAAACCTTGCCACTCAGTGTTTTCATTGACCTACTCTGGTTTCTCAAAACAGTTTGCAAGCTATATAAAGTCCACCACTATCCCCGGGTCAAAGAAGTCTACATTTGAATAACCACTGCCTGAGCCAAAGGTTCTGCTGACCACACTGTCGTACAACGTACCTGTTTACCCATAGGCTTCCCCCAAAAAGGCATTATGGGTTTTGCTGTCTGTTCAGCTCTAGGATGTGGACTCGATCATGCAGGGAAATGGACAAATGAAGTGTTCAGTTCAGTAAGGGAAGGGGGGGTATTCAAGAAATGGTGTTGAAACAACTGATCAACCTTTTGGGACGAACTTCAGCTGCATGCCCACCGCATTCCATACCCCAAAATAAATGAGTGTGGATCAGTCCCACTTAGAAGTCCTTTTTAAGCATGACCCAAGACCTAAAAGCCTCAAAGGGtggaaaaatgacaactaaaaacatTAAAACCACACATAAAGGATGAAGAGGGGCGTGGGGGATGTGGTAAAAACAATGCAACAAAGGGTTGATTTCCCTAATAAGCAAAGAGTtctgaagcaaagaaaaaaaatcataaaaataggcaatttacaaaaaagaaatataaatagccAAAAAAAGTTGGGGAACATGTGGAGCTATACTcacaatgaaaagaaacatacatCAAAACCATTTTTCCACGATTGGGGGGGGTGGGTGGCGGCTGTCATGGTGCCCCACATTAAACAGTGAAGCCAGGTTGGAGTCTGGGCTCCCCAGTCTTTTACCCCCAGGCTCATCCCTCCCAGTGCAGCCCCCACGCCCATGCCGTGGCTCTCCTGGAGCAGTGCTCCACAGCATCACTGCGGCCTTCGCGACTGgccacatgggacatgaatctAGATGACGCCAAGGGCCTGCCATCATCCAGCCCAGAAGCCTCTCTGTTCTGCTTTTCAAAGCCAATTCTACCCAGCCACACAGTCCAGTACAAGGCAGAAAAACTAGTAATACAAATGCCTCCCAAATAAATACCCTAGTCTCCATATACCTTTCAAAGCACCCTGCATAACACACAACCATGAAAACATTGTGTGCTTGCTATGCAGGTTAAATTACAAGACCATCCCCAAAAGCCCCCCAAATAAACACAATCCAAAGAAAAATCAGTACTAGCTATGCGAATggatccagccagccagccagcccacCAAGTCCCATAAGCCTCCAAAGCGCCCCAAATAAACAAATCTCATTCAAAATTGGGTACCAGCTATCAAATGCTGCAAAACCAGCTGTCAGATGAACcccattcaaaataaaaaaggtgGGATGACTTAAAAAAGAAGGTTCAACACAAGTACCTTAGCCCTTCTCCAACCAGATGGCCCCtggggggtgggagtaggggttATGCCCCTCCTACATGGGAATTCTGAAACCTCCACTGAGCAATCCACAGCTACTGACACCGCACTAGGCACATTCCCATcaaattcagaaaacaaattcCAGGCCCTAACGTAGTCAGCCCAAGAAAAATGATAGCCCAGGATCCCCTCTTGCTGGTCAAACTTAGTAGAGACCTTGTGATCTCTTCTAGAAGGGATAAATAAAAGCCACAGCTATGTGGCCCCAAATACGTGCCAGTCCTTGACCTAAACACTTTACGTGCAATTcaccctcacaacaacccaatgaGAGAGTCAGCTGTTGCCACAAACCAAGAGCAAACAGAGGGCCCTGAGAAGCCTAAGTCATGGGAGGCCCTCAGAGGCCAAAGACTTGCCCCAAGAGACGCCGTGAGTCAGCGGGGAGATGGGCTTCAAGGTCAGGTCTCCCAGGCCCACTGCTTGACAACCACACAATACTGCTCCCCAGAAGACAGCACGTGAGAGGGAAGAGCTTCCTGGGATTCTCTCCAGGGCACCCCTGGATAGGACAAAGACTGGGACCTTGAGGGGAAGTCCTGCATGGCCCTGGAGGATTTGCACCTCTGGAGGTGATACTGGGGAGGGAGCCCTCCTCCCTCAGAAAACAGCACTGCAGGCGCTCCTGCCTTCCTGCCAGTTCAGAGATTTGTTCCGGCGGCACCCCTGGTTGCTCAGTGGCATTTGAGGTTGGCTTCTTTCTCTAAGGATTCATCTTCTgtgtttaaaactttttcattttattttccctttgacTCCGAGGCCAACATAACTTTCTAGGGTTATTTCAAAATCTGGATTCTAGGATTTTCAGAAAGCTGAAAATTATTAGAACTTCATCTGAACATTTGCTACAAGAagtcatcattttttaaattaaaagtttagCTGAATTTTAAATCTCTGTTCAAGTCCAGAAcaacatatttttctaaaaataacagTATGTGCCACTTTATAAAGGGGTGTAGGCCAATTATTATAAATGACTAttcattgacattttaaaaattaaaaaaataataataaaccacGCACAGCATGAGGAGTACCTAGAATTGGGCAGGCTATTTCTccactttcatttatatttaaacgTGGGCCAAATTATACCAAAAGAAATGGCCATATCGACATGGCACTTCTATGTCAAATGGTATTCTTATTCTCCCATCATAATGTCTTCCCGGACAGTTTTGTTCATCTTGTCAGTTAACAAATGCATAGAGTATTTAATCTATGCCAGCCACTGAGAGTTCTGCTTGCACGGGGGTTATGTTCTGGTGGAGGAGGCACACATTTGCCAAATCAATAATTGAGAGAATTGTGGATGCTGACAAGGTCTTGGAGACAAAAGACAGGAAGAGGACAATGAGGTGTGTGAAGGTAGAAGGGAGGGATTCCACTTGAGGATAGTTAGAGAAGCCCCTTGGAGGGGATGACTTCCCATGGGAGCGTCAGAGGATGGGAAAGAGCAAGCATCCAAGGACTAATAGCTAATGTCATTATTTTAGATGCTTATTAATTATTATAACACACAAATAACATTCGGTGAGCACTTTACCATGTGCCGGACACTGTCCTAGGCCCTTTTTAGGGATTGTCTCCTTTACTCCTTTTGAAACCTGAGGTAGGAACTACCATTGTACAGATGATAGTTCAAAAGTGAAAAAGTAAATCTCATCTAAAATGTCATTTATGCAAACTATGCTCTTAATAAGAGTACACTGGAAAGGCTGTTTCAATAAGCACCCAATTTGAGTACTTGCTCCCCAGGTTCCCGACTTAGAGTTGGGGATTTTGTGTATCTGTGGGCAACTTTCCCATGTTTCAACATTCATGGACTATGTACAACTAGAGTTTTCTCGTGCTTCCTTTCTTAATTTCTGTATCAGGAATGTGTTCAGTTGCAAATAACAGAATCCTGACTTGAGTAGCACAAATAGAGACTCACTTAAGACCCTGGAGGTAGGTGGTCCCTGGTGTTATTTCAGCAGCTCCCTGATGGCAGGGCAGATGCTTTTACAATTCTCCTGCCTTTATGTCATTGTCCCAAGGTAGGATCATGTCTCAGCCAAGGcagaaaggagggaaaagggaTAGCCAAGTCTCTCTTTTTATCAGGAATGTAAGGCTTTCCTAGGCACCCTCCCATTCACCCCCCACCATGTGAAATACACATAGCTAACCAGATAGATGtccaggtaggtaggtagattggtaggtaggtaggtagattaGATTAGGttagattagatagatgatagatgtatgagagagagagagacagagagagagagagagagagactgttcAATAAGACGGTTACACATACACACCTTACCCACAAATAGAAGGTTTCATCATTTCCTATTGCATGGACTTTGGTGGAACATCTAGAAAAACATATCCAGGGCCTATAGTTTTGAAGGATTAGGGGACATACCAGGTAAAGAAACAAACTTTCAAATCATAAGAAATTAATTTGCACAATTCTATGCAAAACACTTGAAAGCATAGGTGAAATAGAGAATTGTTCAGAAAAATACTATAAACCAAAACTGATCCTGGGGAGACAAAAAGTCTACACAGACCGGTTAccttagaaaaaaatagagagggtAGTTAGAGAACTCCGTGACAAAAAGGCTCCAGGCTCCCACTGGGGTGAGGGGCTAGAGACTGGAAGGCATACAGAAAGGTTTCTAGGGTGCTAGTAAGTTTCTGTTCCTTGATTTAGATGCTGATTAAACAAATATATTCCATTTGAGAAAATACA
This genomic window contains:
- the GNAS gene encoding guanine nucleotide-binding protein G(s) subunit alpha isoform X7 — its product is MRILHVNGFNGEGGEEDPQAARSNSDGSEKATKVQDIKNNLKEAIETIVAAMSNLVPPVELANPENQFRVDYILSVMNVPDFDFPPEFYEHAKALWEDEGVRACYERSNEYQLIDCAQYFLDKIDVIKQADYVPSDQDLLRCRVLTSGIFETKFQVDKVNFHMFDVGGQRDERRKWIQCFNDVTAIIFVVASSSYNMVIREDNQTNRLQEALNLFKSIWNNRWLRTISVILFLNKQDLLAEKVLAGKSKIEDYFPEFARYTTPEDATPEPGEDPRVTRAKYFIRDEFLRISTASGDGRHYCYPHFTCAVDTENIRRVFNDCRDIIQRMHLRQYELL
- the GNAS gene encoding guanine nucleotide-binding protein G(s) subunit alpha isoform X3 codes for the protein MGCLGNSKTEDQRNEEKAQREANKKIEKQLQKDKQVYRATHRLLLLGAGESGKSTIVKQMRILHVNGFNGEGGEEDPQAARSNSDGSEKATKVQDIKNNLKEAIETIVAAMSNLVPPVELANPENQFRVDYILSVMNVPDFDFPPEFYEHAKALWEDEGVRACYERSNEYQLIDCAQYFLDKIDVIKQADYVPSDQDLLRCRVLTSGIFETKFQVDKVNFHMFDVGGQRDERRKWIQCFNDVTAIIFVVASSSYNMVIREDNQTNRLQEALNLFKSIWNNRWLRTISVILFLNKQDLLAEKVLAGKSKIEDYFPEFARYTTPEDATPEPGEDPRVTRAKYFIRDEFLRISTASGDGRHYCYPHFTCAVDTENIRRVFNDCRDIIQRMHLRQYELL
- the GNAS gene encoding guanine nucleotide-binding protein G(s) subunit alpha isoform X5: MGCLGNSKTEDQRNEEKAQREANKKIEKQLQKDKQVYRATHRLLLLGAGESGKSTIVKQMRILHVNGFNGDSEKATKVQDIKNNLKEAIETIVAAMSNLVPPVELANPENQFRVDYILSVMNVPDFDFPPEFYEHAKALWEDEGVRACYERSNEYQLIDCAQYFLDKIDVIKQADYVPSDQDLLRCRVLTSGIFETKFQVDKVNFHMFDVGGQRDERRKWIQCFNDVTAIIFVVASSSYNMVIREDNQTNRLQEALNLFKSIWNNRWLRTISVILFLNKQDLLAEKVLAGKSKIEDYFPEFARYTTPEDATPEPGEDPRVTRAKYFIRDEFLRISTASGDGRHYCYPHFTCAVDTENIRRVFNDCRDIIQRMHLRQYELL
- the GNAS gene encoding guanine nucleotide-binding protein G(s) subunit alpha isoform X4, giving the protein MGCLGNSKTEDQRNEEKAQREANKKIEKQLQKDKQVYRATHRLLLLGAGESGKSTIVKQMRILHVNGFNGEGGEEDPQAARSNSDGEKATKVQDIKNNLKEAIETIVAAMSNLVPPVELANPENQFRVDYILSVMNVPDFDFPPEFYEHAKALWEDEGVRACYERSNEYQLIDCAQYFLDKIDVIKQADYVPSDQDLLRCRVLTSGIFETKFQVDKVNFHMFDVGGQRDERRKWIQCFNDVTAIIFVVASSSYNMVIREDNQTNRLQEALNLFKSIWNNRWLRTISVILFLNKQDLLAEKVLAGKSKIEDYFPEFARYTTPEDATPEPGEDPRVTRAKYFIRDEFLRISTASGDGRHYCYPHFTCAVDTENIRRVFNDCRDIIQRMHLRQYELL
- the GNAS gene encoding guanine nucleotide-binding protein G(s) subunit alpha isoform X6, with the protein product MGCLGNSKTEDQRNEEKAQREANKKIEKQLQKDKQVYRATHRLLLLGAGESGKSTIVKQMRILHVNGFNGDEKATKVQDIKNNLKEAIETIVAAMSNLVPPVELANPENQFRVDYILSVMNVPDFDFPPEFYEHAKALWEDEGVRACYERSNEYQLIDCAQYFLDKIDVIKQADYVPSDQDLLRCRVLTSGIFETKFQVDKVNFHMFDVGGQRDERRKWIQCFNDVTAIIFVVASSSYNMVIREDNQTNRLQEALNLFKSIWNNRWLRTISVILFLNKQDLLAEKVLAGKSKIEDYFPEFARYTTPEDATPEPGEDPRVTRAKYFIRDEFLRISTASGDGRHYCYPHFTCAVDTENIRRVFNDCRDIIQRMHLRQYELL